The Primulina huaijiensis isolate GDHJ02 chromosome 6, ASM1229523v2, whole genome shotgun sequence genomic sequence catattatctGAAAATATAAAGTTGGAATTccctttcaatattttttactAGTAGAGAATGTAATTTGCCCAAAATAGAATAGATTGATTAAAATTTGCATTTATAAGTTTAAAAGGATGCTTGGATGTGATTGATTTCAAGGGTCTACATTATTTTGCCTATTGTATCCATATTTTTTTCCTCCCTCCATTTCTGAAGTAATATGACTTAGCTTGTACAACCGAGAAGGTTCTAAATTTCAAACTAATGACTGGAGGAGAAAGCTTGggatatttttgttatttatcatTATCTTATTTTCTTGAAAAGCAAGGAACACGGCTGATAAAATCACAGGAATTTTAGTCTAATTCTCCGACACTGAGAGGCGAAAGCTATTTTATCGGTCGATTAGATTAAGCAGTTCGAACACGAGAGGTCAAGTGTAAATATACTACCTAGCTATATGGCTATATATGATAAGATCAAACAAAACAATTTCATACcgattttatcaaaaaaaaaaaaaaaaacataattgtACACGTAcaattatatttaaagaaatatatatgtttaattttcaCCAACTTAAATATCACACTGAAATCCACTAGTGTTCTGGACCATGATAAGCAATGAATTTTACCATAATTTATGACCACCAAAATTGAGAATCTCAATAACAACCAATCCTTATTCTAGGCAACCCTGGAAACCAGCACCCCTAATAAATAGTTCCCATCTCCCTTGACTTTATCTGCAACAATTTTCACCCTCTTCCCGTGTACATCTCCATCTTAAATCCAAAACAAACACACCTTTTTTGGGGAGAAGAAATTTTGTTtcttgatttatcatcatttttttttttttaacagagAAAAGAaacgaaaaaataataaaactgtAAAATATCCAAGAATGGCAGCTTGTGGTGGCTTAGAACACATCTTTGAGAAGCCATTACCAGATAACTCAACCTTTCTTGAATCTCTTTCGCCATGGAAACAGATTAAAACCATGAAATCAGTGGATGGTTCGTCCTCGTCCTCTTTTACTGAGTTATTCGGTGAATTGCACTTCAAAGAAAACCATGTTAATGAGATATCCTCTACACCTACATCTTTATCCTCAGATTCATTTGTTTCCAATTCTAATCAATTGAAGATCGATATTCCAGGAGTTTCTATTATCCATCAAGAAAAATTTAAGAATCCCTTGTCGAGTTATGATCCGTCCAGGCATAATATACGTTACAGGCATAGTGACTCCTTTTCCTCCATGAATTCTGAGAGTTTGTCTCTGTGCACTGAAGGGCTCGGGTCCGAAAGCTCCGATGATGTTGAAGATTTGTTGGGAAATGAGGTTAGTGGTAATGAATGGAGGAATCAAGAAGAGAGGAGGAGTGTGATGAAAAATACTACAGAAAATAATAATCACTGGGGTGAATTTAGAAGATTAAGAATCTGCAGAAGGGATATTCCTCCACCTATTTCTTGTATAGGGAGAAATGGGAAGCCATGGGTTTGTTTTAAATCATTTAGAGAAGATGGGAGATTCATTCTTAAAGAAGTAAGGATCCCAACTCAAGAATTCTTGCATGCATGCCGCGAAAACGGGCGTTTGCGATTACGGTTCGTTCATTCTGATGATGAAATCcttgaagaagatgaagaagaaccTACAGATGAACAGGATGATGGAGAGGCTATACATGGAGATGAGAATGGTCGAACGAGCCCGGTGGCGACGACCGTAGTGTAAATGAAGTCATTGGCAGCGGTCTTCTCTCGGCTCCTTCGATCCGGCATGAGATCTATAGCCATAATGTTCGGGTcagtttctaaaaaaaaattagaattttttgttagtttttctgcacatattatattttaagatctgttctttttttttttccctttaatttgtttaataagGTGTTGAAGAGGAGGATTAACGGTTTTGAAGACCTTTTTTTccttgtttttattttgaatcttTTGTGTGCTGAATTTTACCGCAAAATGATGAATTGTATAGAGTTTTCTTCGTTGTGTTGAATTCTAATATACCGAGCCTCGAAGTTTGTGTTTGGGTTACAAATTGTAGATTTGGGGTGGAAAATGGaaacattaatttattaaaattcaaCACACGAAATGAAACTCGTTAAGAAGAGACTTTTTGGTATTGAAAATCTGTAACATACTGGATAATCAACTGGTGTGTAGGACCGAACGATTGTTGCTTTATCAAAAAGCATAGCtgatggtaatggtgcaactcaaatattttaaactgcacagcaGCTCAAACACCACGGTTCGATTGCTCTATcaagcagagacaattatttcatccaacaatctccctcccaataattgcactccttgcaatcaatgagaatcgaacccatgacattggctctgataccaattgtaggacctaaTGCttatcgttttaccaaaagctatagctggtgttaatggtgcaactcaaatcttttaaaccgcgcAGCAGCTCAAGTAcgacggttcgatcgctctatcaAGCAGGaaaaattattgcacccaacgtagtaagaattaatataattgacataaaaattaatatttttcaaaaattaaattggATAAAATATTGGTCTCATAAAACTAATCAATGATACGGTctcatgagttttttttttaattcatacaTTAACTCATTAGAAACTGCCCAAAGTTAGCAAATTAAAATTCCTACAAGtttgttaaataataataataataataatgatactGACACCCTCCAAGAaggaattttatttgatttcttTCAGGTTTGTAGCTTTATTTTCGAACTGTTCAGTCCCTCTCCAATTCAGTATTTACAAACGAAGAAAATATTCCccaaaaaataaagtaaaatatatatcatgttttTCCCTATGCACTCTCAAAATTACTTATTCCATTTATTCAATATTTCATCGttcggatctttattcgtgagacgaatcaatcatatttatatttcaataaaaattaatatatttgacataaaaaaataatactttttcataagtGACCCATATAAAATATCTGTTTCATAAATTGGCATGTGAGACCGTCACAGAGGAATttttgtgttcttcaaatatatCTTAACTAATAACTActcaaacaatattttaaattttaaaacatctcATGTACTGTTAAAACAGTTAATTAGATAAATATTTCNTAAAATGAAACATACATTTCATTATGCAAATACATATTCCCATCATTCATTGAATCGTGTTTCAAAGACCTGGCTCATGCTCAAATACACGACTGCACAGCAAATGCTGGCAACCATACAACAAGGCCCATATACTAACCATGCACCACAGCAAAGGAAGATATGATGATAAAATCCTGCATTTAATTGATGTAATGAGGCATGCAAAAGATTTTTCTACTAAGTTTTCGTTAACATATACGGTCATCATATGCAAAAGGTTATTCCATCATAGcaaatattaaatgagaaaagaaaatgagatttTGTCATCCTATATACAGAAAATGGTATCTGTATATGGCCAGAAAGTTTCAAGAATCATCAATCACACAGTTCACAATATCAAGACAGATAAGGGTTATTATACAtcaacatgatatgtttatACACCGTCTCATGATGCACGTTCCAAAAGCCATGCATGCTAATTGACAGATGGAATCTTCTAGAACAAGTCTTAAAAACTCTAGAGATTTTGCAATTTAGAGAAGAGAATACTAACATGCCAAAGATTATTCATAATCAGCGAAAGAAATGTCATTTTCCCAATTGATGGAAGAGTTGACAGCTTTAGAAATAATATAGAATAATTTCTAAAAGACGTACAGATAATCATTCAGAAACATTACTGCCATCTAATGTCAGTAACACTTTGTATAAATCTGGGCGTCGATCACGAAATATTCCCCAACTATTTCGCTTGGATTTGAGTTTATTCAGATCGAATTGTGCGATGAGGATAGCTTCCTCTTTATCACCAGCACTCTCAATCAATTCTCCAGTTGGTCCTATTTAACAGagcaaatattttgaaagttcTTGTATGTATGTAGTAAATGAATTTGAGTTACTAATAATCTCAGGCGATTAACAAAAAACTAACCAGCTATGAAAGAATTCCCATAGAATGTAATTTCACTTTTTCCATGCTCGGTTTCAATTATCTCCTTACCAACACGATTTGAAGCTACCAAGGGTACCTGAATGAATTGAAGTTTCAAAATCATGAAATACTAATGGAGTAAAGTATGGATTTGGCTCTGTAGGTGTATTTCTGACAAAGTGACAAATCCACAAGTAATAAACAATATTATGATATTTATCACCATTCGTGGGCAAGAAAATAACAAATGCACAAAAAGTATCTTATAGTGTGACAAATCCACAagaaatttatgatttttatccaGTTATCTCATCAATCATGggcaagaaaaaatcaaaaagaaaaaaaaggagtCTAAGCACTAGACTACTGGTAGAAAAGAAGCGAGTGAAACGTACAGAGCAGTATTAAGAAAACTTCATAACTAAACCATATTTTCATTACAGGTCCTAAATCAGATTgaagatataaaaaataatgttcaatttttattgaccatgtgacataaaaattattgcTATGTTTGGAGTTTGGACaagtaatttaaattttttttagtgatttaTAAGTGTTTTATAAGTGAAAAAAACTTAAAGTATGTGTTTGAACAAGATTTTTGTAAAAcgttttagaaaaatatttttaaaaaagtgttCTCCATGTAtagttttcaaaaaattgagaggtgttttttttatgtatttttagaataaaaaaatgagaatTGAATAGTTGTCAAAACACATTTTCAACTTTGAAAACATTTTTATAGAATAATTGTCCAAAcacatatttattcttaaaacaactttaaaaacattttataatttttttaaaaaaaaaacactttcataaaaacattttataagTACTTGTCCAAACAAAACCTAGAACACTCATGTGAAGTTCAAGAAGACTATTTCTTTAATAAAGAAGAGAAACTCTAGTTTCTCATCTAGGTTCGTCTTGACTCAACACAAAATATACTAAATAGGTAACATAATCAGTTCATCTACCTAACGTGCTAGAGTTCGCGTTTGAAACCTACCACATTGGCCCCAGCATGACCCTGCATTACCCGCCTCCAGTGATCTCGAGAATCCAGGCCCTGGTCTTGAGGTTCAGAACCAATAGCCGTGGGATAGAACAATATTTCTGCACCTTGAAGCACCATAGCTCGAGCTGCCTCTGGAAACCACTGGTCCCAGCAAATTCCTGACGAGGAACGAAGAATCATCTTTAGTTTTCAATTGAAACATGAAAAACTAGGGGTAGCTAATTTTATTCGTAAAACTGGGATAAAAGAAATCTTACCAACTCCGATATTTGCGAATTTAGTTTGGAAGACCTATTGAAAAAAATCACAAGTTTGTGGAAAAATTAAGGATAGACAATCGGTATCAAGGTAAAATTTGCTGACAAAGGAAATTTAGATTCATGGACACTAACCTTAAAACCGGTGTCACCTGGATTGAAGTAGTATTTCTCCTGGTATCCTGAGAGAGTATATCTTTTGCAAATAAATATAGTGGTTAATCATAAGATCAAATGTAAATTTTGAAGTTTGCGAACCTGGCCCATCTGGGATGTGCGACTTGCGGTAAAGGCCTAGATCAGTTCCATCAGCATCAATTACAACTATCGAATTATAATGCGCATTATTTGCCTCCTCAAAGAAGCTAACTGGTATCACAACACCCAATTCTTTTGCTAGATTCTGCATCCTGAGGAATACAAATCTAGATACATAAACTCTGACTCCTTCACACAAGCATCCATACATTCAAAATCCTTTTGACCAAACATACATTCATGAACAAGTTAGTAAGTGACATCTAAAAGTAGATGAGTGATCATTCTTGCCTCTGTATTGTGGGGTGCCTCTTATAAGGTTTTGATCGCAGAAAAAAATCTGCTCTTTGTGCTTGACAAAAGTAATAACCTTCGAACAATTCCTGCAATATCCAGTCATAGAACACCTTTGGAAATGATTCCTAgttcaaaaataaaagataaacatGCATGGCAACAACAAGAGTTCTATGTTCTTGTGGTGACCTAATTAGACATGTGTGGACAAGGAAAGAGGAGACAA encodes the following:
- the LOC140979386 gene encoding uncharacterized protein, with protein sequence MAACGGLEHIFEKPLPDNSTFLESLSPWKQIKTMKSVDGSSSSSFTELFGELHFKENHVNEISSTPTSLSSDSFVSNSNQLKIDIPGVSIIHQEKFKNPLSSYDPSRHNIRYRHSDSFSSMNSESLSLCTEGLGSESSDDVEDLLGNEVSGNEWRNQEERRSVMKNTTENNNHWGEFRRLRICRRDIPPPISCIGRNGKPWVCFKSFREDGRFILKEVRIPTQEFLHACRENGRLRLRFVHSDDEILEEDEEEPTDEQDDGEAIHGDENGRTSPVATTVV
- the LOC140978694 gene encoding N-carbamoylputrescine amidase, with the protein product MATSRIVTVSALQFACTDDVSTNVDTAERLVRAAHQKGANIILIQELFEGYYFCQAQRADFFLRSKPYKRHPTIQRMQNLAKELGVVIPVSFFEEANNAHYNSIVVIDADGTDLGLYRKSHIPDGPGYQEKYYFNPGDTGFKVFQTKFANIGVGICWDQWFPEAARAMVLQGAEILFYPTAIGSEPQDQGLDSRDHWRRVMQGHAGANVVPLVASNRVGKEIIETEHGKSEITFYGNSFIAGPTGELIESAGDKEEAILIAQFDLNKLKSKRNSWGIFRDRRPDLYKVLLTLDGSNVSE